The Nocardiopsis dassonvillei subsp. dassonvillei DSM 43111 genome contains a region encoding:
- the rplP gene encoding 50S ribosomal protein L16, with product MLIPRKVKYRKQHHPDLRGKAKGGTTVTFGEFGIQALESAYVTNRQIESARIAMTRHIKRGGKVWINIFPDRPLTKKPAEVRMGSGKGSPEWWVAPVKPGRVMFELSGVPEAIAKEAMRRAMHKLPMKCKFVTREGE from the coding sequence GTGCTTATTCCTCGTAAGGTCAAGTACCGCAAGCAGCACCACCCGGATCTGCGCGGCAAGGCCAAGGGCGGCACGACGGTCACTTTCGGTGAGTTCGGCATCCAGGCCCTGGAGTCGGCCTACGTGACGAACCGTCAGATCGAGTCCGCTCGTATCGCCATGACGCGTCACATCAAGCGTGGCGGCAAGGTGTGGATCAACATCTTCCCGGACCGCCCGCTGACCAAGAAGCCCGCCGAGGTCCGCATGGGTTCCGGTAAGGGTTCCCCGGAGTGGTGGGTCGCGCCGGTCAAGCCCGGTCGCGTGATGTTCGAGCTGTCGGGCGTGCCCGAGGCCATCGCCAAGGAGGCGATGCGCCGTGCGATGCACAAGCTCCCGATGAAGTGCAAGTTCGTTACGCGGGAGGGGGAGTGA
- the rpmC gene encoding 50S ribosomal protein L29, protein MAKSVTAHELRDQSVEDLVAKLKEAKEELFNLRFQAATGQLDNHSRLRTVKREIARIYTILREHELGIAPLSGESAQEKEAAE, encoded by the coding sequence ATGGCCAAGTCCGTGACTGCCCATGAGCTCCGTGACCAGTCCGTCGAGGACCTGGTCGCCAAGCTCAAGGAAGCCAAGGAAGAGCTGTTCAACCTCCGCTTCCAGGCCGCCACCGGCCAGCTCGACAACCACAGCCGACTGCGTACCGTCAAGCGCGAGATCGCCCGGATCTACACGATCCTGCGTGAGCACGAGCTGGGTATCGCCCCGCTGTCTGGTGAGTCGGCGCAGGAGAAGGAAGCAGCCGAATGA
- the rpsQ gene encoding 30S ribosomal protein S17, translating into MSENQTATRNYRKVREGYVVSDKMDKTVVVEVEDRITHARYGKVIRRTSKYKAHDEANSCGVGDLVRLMETRPLSATKRWRVVEILEKAK; encoded by the coding sequence ATGAGTGAGAACCAGACCGCGACCCGCAACTACCGCAAGGTGCGCGAGGGTTACGTCGTCAGCGACAAGATGGACAAGACCGTCGTCGTCGAGGTCGAGGACCGCATCACGCACGCCAGGTACGGCAAGGTCATCCGTCGCACGTCCAAGTACAAGGCGCACGACGAGGCGAACTCCTGTGGAGTGGGCGACCTGGTCCGACTGATGGAGACCAGGCCGCTCTCCGCGACCAAGCGCTGGCGCGTCGTGGAGATCCTGGAGAAGGCTAAGTAA
- the rplN gene encoding 50S ribosomal protein L14: MIQQESRLKVADNTGAKEILTIRVLGGSGRRYAGIGDTIVATVKDALPGAGVKKGDVVKAVVVRTVKERRRPDGSYIRFDENAAVLIKDGGDPRGTRIFGPVGRELRDKKYMRIISLAPEVL, encoded by the coding sequence GTGATTCAGCAGGAGTCGCGACTCAAGGTCGCCGACAACACGGGTGCCAAGGAGATCCTCACCATCCGTGTTCTCGGTGGCTCGGGTCGGCGCTACGCCGGGATCGGCGACACGATCGTCGCCACGGTGAAGGACGCCCTGCCTGGCGCTGGAGTCAAGAAGGGCGACGTCGTCAAGGCCGTTGTCGTGCGCACCGTCAAGGAGCGCCGCCGGCCCGACGGCTCCTACATCCGCTTCGATGAGAACGCTGCCGTGCTCATCAAGGACGGTGGGGACCCGCGAGGCACCCGCATCTTCGGCCCGGTCGGCCGCGAGCTGCGTGACAAGAAGTACATGCGCATCATTTCGCTGGCGCCGGAGGTGCTCTAA
- the rplX gene encoding 50S ribosomal protein L24, with protein MKIKSGDEVIVLAGKNRGATGKVVKALPKEDRVVVEGVNLVKKHRKANPAGGQQGEVVTKEAPIHVSNVALVEDGKATRVGYRFEEDGTKVRVSRRTGKDI; from the coding sequence ATGAAGATCAAATCTGGCGACGAGGTCATCGTTCTCGCCGGCAAGAACCGGGGTGCCACCGGCAAGGTCGTCAAGGCCCTGCCGAAGGAAGACCGTGTCGTTGTCGAGGGCGTCAACCTGGTCAAGAAGCACAGGAAGGCCAACCCGGCGGGCGGCCAGCAGGGCGAGGTCGTCACCAAGGAGGCCCCGATCCACGTGAGCAACGTCGCGCTCGTGGAGGACGGCAAGGCCACCCGGGTCGGCTACCGCTTCGAGGAAGACGGAACCAAGGTTCGCGTCTCCCGCCGCACCGGTAAGGACATCTGA
- the rplE gene encoding 50S ribosomal protein L5: protein MTVTNDITAPPMPRLKEKYRNEIVAALKEEHGIGNIMQVPGLTKIVVNMGVGEAARDAKLIQGAIADLSAITGQKPRINRAKNSIAQFKLREGQPIGASVTLRGDRMWEFLDRLLSLALPRIRDFRGLSPKQFDGNGNYTFGLTEQVMFHEVDPDKVDRQRGMDITVVTTATSDEQGRSLLKRLGFPFKEA from the coding sequence ATGACGGTTACCAACGACATCACCGCCCCTCCGATGCCGCGGCTCAAGGAGAAGTACCGTAACGAGATCGTTGCCGCCCTCAAGGAGGAGCACGGCATCGGCAACATCATGCAGGTCCCCGGTCTGACGAAGATCGTGGTCAACATGGGTGTTGGCGAGGCGGCTCGTGACGCGAAGCTGATCCAGGGCGCGATCGCCGACCTGTCGGCGATCACCGGCCAGAAGCCGCGGATCAACCGGGCCAAGAACTCCATCGCGCAGTTCAAGCTGCGCGAGGGCCAGCCGATCGGCGCCAGCGTCACGCTGCGCGGCGACCGGATGTGGGAGTTCCTCGACCGGCTGCTCTCCCTGGCCCTGCCCCGTATCCGGGACTTCCGTGGCCTGTCCCCGAAGCAGTTCGACGGGAACGGCAACTACACCTTCGGGCTGACCGAGCAGGTCATGTTCCACGAGGTGGACCCGGACAAGGTCGACCGGCAGCGTGGGATGGACATCACGGTCGTCACCACCGCCACGAGCGACGAACAGGGCCGCAGCCTGCTCAAGCGGCTCGGTTTCCCGTTCAAGGAAGCCTGA
- a CDS encoding type Z 30S ribosomal protein S14, translated as MAKKSLIAKSQRKPKFGVRAYTRCSRCGRPRAVFRKFGLCRICFREMAHRGELPGITKSSW; from the coding sequence ATGGCCAAGAAGTCCCTGATCGCGAAGTCGCAGCGGAAGCCGAAGTTCGGCGTTCGCGCGTATACTCGATGCTCGCGGTGCGGCCGCCCGCGCGCCGTCTTCCGGAAGTTCGGCCTGTGCCGTATCTGCTTCCGTGAGATGGCCCACCGGGGCGAGCTGCCCGGTATCACCAAGTCGAGCTGGTAG
- the rpsH gene encoding 30S ribosomal protein S8 produces MTMTDPIADMLTRLRNANSAYHDTVAMPYSKIKAHIAEILQQEGFIQGWRTEEAPVGQNLVLDLKYGPTRERSIAGIRRVSKPGLRVYAKKENLPRVLGGLGVAIISTSGGLMTEKQAKKRGVGGEVLAYVW; encoded by the coding sequence ATGACGATGACCGACCCGATCGCAGACATGCTCACGCGTCTGCGCAACGCGAATTCGGCTTACCACGACACCGTGGCGATGCCGTATTCCAAGATCAAGGCGCACATCGCCGAGATCCTCCAGCAGGAGGGCTTCATTCAGGGCTGGCGGACCGAGGAGGCCCCCGTGGGCCAGAACCTCGTCCTGGACCTGAAGTACGGCCCCACCCGGGAGCGTTCCATCGCGGGCATCCGCCGGGTCTCCAAGCCCGGTCTGCGGGTGTACGCCAAGAAGGAGAACCTGCCGCGGGTGCTGGGTGGCCTCGGCGTGGCGATCATTTCGACGTCCGGCGGCCTGATGACCGAAAAGCAGGCCAAGAAGCGTGGCGTGGGCGGCGAAGTCCTCGCCTACGTCTGGTAA
- the rplF gene encoding 50S ribosomal protein L6 produces the protein MSRIGRLPLSVPKGVEVTINGQDVTVKGPKGELKHTVAEPITVALEDGVVTVARPDDKPENRSLHGLTRALIANLVEGVAKGYTKTLEIHGVGYRVQARGSNLEFSLGYSHPVVVEPPAGISFRVEKPTILHVEGIDKQLVGQVAANIRGLRKPDPYKAKGVRYQGEHIRRKAGKAGK, from the coding sequence ATGTCGCGAATCGGTCGACTGCCGCTCTCGGTCCCCAAGGGCGTCGAAGTCACGATTAACGGGCAGGACGTCACCGTCAAGGGTCCGAAGGGCGAGCTGAAGCACACCGTCGCCGAGCCGATCACCGTGGCCCTGGAGGACGGGGTCGTCACGGTGGCGCGTCCGGACGACAAGCCGGAGAACCGCTCGCTGCACGGTCTGACCCGTGCGCTCATCGCCAACCTCGTCGAGGGCGTGGCCAAGGGCTACACCAAGACGCTGGAGATCCACGGCGTGGGTTACCGCGTCCAGGCCCGCGGCTCCAACCTGGAGTTCTCGCTGGGCTACAGCCACCCCGTCGTGGTCGAGCCCCCCGCGGGCATCAGCTTCCGCGTGGAGAAGCCGACCATCCTCCACGTCGAGGGCATCGACAAGCAGCTGGTGGGCCAGGTCGCCGCGAACATCCGCGGTCTGCGTAAGCCTGACCCGTACAAGGCCAAGGGCGTGCGGTACCAGGGTGAGCACATCCGCCGCAAGGCCGGAAAGGCTGGTAAGTAG
- the rplR gene encoding 50S ribosomal protein L18: MGSTVSRKRTTKRATSRARRQFRVRKKVVGTAERPRLAVFRSSKHIVAQVIDDTRGHTLAAASSVEADLRADEGTKSDKSVKVGQLIAERAKAAGVSAVVFDRGGNQYAGRIAKLADAAREGGLEF; the protein is encoded by the coding sequence ATGGGTAGCACCGTGAGCCGCAAGCGGACCACCAAGCGCGCCACCTCCCGTGCGCGCCGCCAGTTCCGCGTCCGCAAGAAGGTCGTGGGTACCGCCGAGCGTCCGCGCCTGGCCGTCTTCCGCTCCTCCAAGCACATCGTCGCGCAGGTGATCGACGACACCAGGGGTCACACCCTGGCCGCCGCCTCCAGCGTCGAGGCCGACCTGCGCGCCGACGAGGGCACCAAGTCCGACAAGTCCGTCAAGGTCGGTCAGCTCATCGCCGAGCGCGCCAAGGCCGCCGGTGTCTCCGCGGTCGTCTTCGACCGCGGCGGCAACCAGTACGCCGGTCGTATCGCCAAGCTCGCCGACGCGGCGCGCGAGGGCGGGCTGGAGTTCTAG
- the rpsE gene encoding 30S ribosomal protein S5 — MAAAPRRGAGGERRDRRDDRRGGAADKGVSYIEKVVTINRVAKVVKGGRRFSFTALVVVGDGNGMVGVGYGKAKEVPAAIAKGVEEAKKNFFRVPRIQGTIVHRVQGEDAAGVVLLRPAAPGTGVIAGGPVRAVLECAGIHDVLSKSLGSSNPLNIVHATVAALKGINQPEEIAARRGLPIEDVAPAAMLRARAEAKAGA, encoded by the coding sequence ATGGCTGCAGCACCGCGGCGCGGCGCCGGTGGCGAGCGGCGTGATCGCCGTGACGATCGCCGCGGCGGCGCCGCAGACAAGGGTGTCTCCTACATCGAGAAGGTCGTGACCATCAACCGGGTCGCGAAGGTCGTCAAGGGCGGCCGTCGCTTCTCCTTCACCGCCCTGGTCGTCGTCGGTGACGGCAACGGCATGGTCGGTGTCGGTTACGGCAAGGCCAAGGAGGTCCCGGCCGCGATCGCCAAGGGTGTCGAGGAGGCGAAGAAGAACTTCTTCCGCGTCCCCCGCATCCAGGGCACGATCGTGCACCGGGTCCAGGGCGAGGACGCGGCCGGCGTCGTCCTGCTCCGTCCGGCCGCCCCGGGTACCGGCGTTATCGCCGGTGGCCCCGTGCGCGCCGTGCTGGAGTGCGCCGGCATCCACGACGTGCTGAGCAAGTCGCTCGGCTCGTCCAACCCGCTGAACATCGTGCACGCCACCGTGGCGGCTCTGAAGGGCATCAACCAGCCCGAGGAGATCGCCGCCCGCCGTGGCCTGCCGATCGAGGACGTCGCCCCGGCTGCCATGCTGCGTGCTCGCGCTGAGGCGAAGGCAGGAGCCTGA
- the rpmD gene encoding 50S ribosomal protein L30: MAKLKITQTRSKIGGKVKQHAALQSLGLGRIGKSTVREDRPEVRGQITIVAHLVSVEEVAE; the protein is encoded by the coding sequence ATGGCCAAGCTCAAGATCACGCAGACCCGATCCAAGATCGGCGGCAAGGTGAAGCAGCACGCTGCTCTCCAGTCGCTGGGTCTGGGCCGGATCGGCAAGTCCACCGTCCGTGAGGACCGCCCTGAGGTTCGCGGGCAGATCACGATCGTCGCGCACCTCGTCTCTGTCGAGGAGGTTGCCGAATGA
- the rplO gene encoding 50S ribosomal protein L15, with translation MSDYNPDELLKLHHLRPAPGSNKAKIRKGRGEASKGKTAGRGTKGTKARNTVRPGFEGGQMPLIRRVPKLKGFSNARFKTTYQVVNLDRLSELYPEGGEVTVESLVAKGAVRKNQPVKVLGTGEISVAVQVSAHAFSSSAKEKISAAGGSTTEL, from the coding sequence ATGAGCGACTACAACCCCGACGAGCTGCTCAAGCTGCACCACCTGCGTCCCGCCCCGGGCTCCAACAAGGCCAAGATCCGCAAGGGTCGCGGCGAGGCGTCCAAGGGCAAGACCGCAGGTCGCGGCACCAAGGGCACGAAGGCTCGTAACACCGTGCGTCCCGGCTTCGAGGGCGGGCAGATGCCCCTCATCCGCCGGGTGCCCAAGCTCAAGGGCTTCAGCAACGCCCGGTTCAAGACGACCTACCAGGTCGTCAACCTGGACCGGCTGAGCGAGCTCTACCCCGAGGGCGGCGAGGTCACCGTCGAGAGCCTGGTCGCCAAGGGCGCGGTTCGCAAGAACCAGCCCGTCAAGGTGCTGGGCACGGGTGAGATCTCCGTCGCCGTGCAGGTGAGCGCGCACGCGTTCTCCTCCTCGGCGAAGGAGAAGATCTCCGCCGCCGGTGGCTCCACCACCGAGCTGTAG
- the secY gene encoding preprotein translocase subunit SecY produces the protein MLGAFVRAFRTPDLRNKLLFTLFILTIFRLGSVIPAPGINSAAIRDQMEAITSSDQSGVYALVNLFSGGALLQLAVFALGVMPYITASIIINLLTVVIPRLEALKKEGQSGQSKITQYTRYLTLMLGVLQATSIVAMARTGALFQGAIPVSSYMPNQDILTLVTIVFTMTAGTAIIMWFGELITERGVGNGMSLLIFTQVIAMFPSSMVALFQERSIWVFSLICIAGLVLITAVVFMEQAQRRIPVQYAKRMVGRRMYGGSSTYIPLKVNQAGIIPVIFASSLLYLPQLLVGLMGQDSTHPVVTFVQDYFLTGTHPVYMATFFVMIIGFAFFYVAITFNPAEVADNMKKYGGFIPGIRPGRPTAEYLDYVLTRLTTPGSLYLGVIALLPMVALGATGASANFPFGGTSILIMVGVGLDTVKQIESHLQQRNYEGFLR, from the coding sequence GTGCTAGGTGCGTTCGTTCGTGCATTCCGCACGCCCGACCTGCGCAACAAGCTGCTGTTCACACTGTTCATCCTGACGATCTTCCGTCTGGGCTCGGTGATCCCGGCGCCGGGTATCAACTCCGCGGCGATCAGGGACCAGATGGAGGCGATCACCTCCTCGGACCAGTCCGGTGTGTACGCGCTCGTCAACCTGTTCAGCGGCGGTGCCCTGCTGCAACTGGCGGTGTTCGCGCTCGGGGTCATGCCGTACATCACCGCGAGCATCATCATCAACCTGCTCACGGTGGTGATCCCCCGTCTGGAGGCCCTCAAGAAGGAGGGCCAGTCCGGACAGAGCAAGATCACCCAGTACACCCGCTACCTGACGCTCATGCTCGGTGTCCTCCAGGCCACCAGCATCGTCGCCATGGCCCGGACGGGCGCCCTGTTCCAGGGGGCCATCCCGGTCAGCTCCTACATGCCCAACCAGGACATCCTCACCCTGGTGACCATCGTCTTCACGATGACGGCCGGTACCGCCATCATCATGTGGTTCGGCGAGCTCATCACCGAGCGCGGCGTGGGCAACGGCATGTCGCTGCTGATCTTCACCCAGGTCATCGCGATGTTCCCCTCCTCCATGGTCGCGCTGTTCCAGGAGCGCTCGATCTGGGTCTTCTCCCTCATCTGCATCGCCGGCCTGGTGCTCATCACCGCGGTGGTCTTCATGGAGCAGGCCCAGCGCCGCATCCCGGTGCAGTACGCCAAGCGCATGGTCGGCCGCCGCATGTACGGCGGCAGCTCGACCTACATCCCGCTGAAGGTGAACCAGGCGGGCATCATCCCCGTGATCTTCGCCTCCTCGCTGCTGTACCTGCCGCAGCTGCTCGTGGGACTCATGGGACAGGACTCCACCCATCCCGTGGTGACCTTCGTGCAGGACTACTTCCTCACCGGCACCCACCCCGTGTACATGGCGACGTTCTTCGTCATGATCATCGGCTTCGCGTTCTTCTACGTGGCGATTACCTTCAACCCCGCTGAGGTCGCCGACAACATGAAGAAGTACGGTGGGTTCATCCCGGGTATCCGACCAGGGCGTCCGACCGCCGAGTACCTCGACTACGTGCTGACGAGGCTGACGACCCCCGGATCCCTGTACCTGGGTGTGATCGCTCTCCTGCCGATGGTCGCCCTCGGCGCCACCGGCGCCAGTGCGAACTTCCCCTTCGGAGGGACGAGCATCCTGATCATGGTCGGCGTCGGGCTGGACACGGTGAAGCAGATCGAGAGTCACCTCCAGCAGAGGAACTACGAAGGTTTTCTGCGATAA
- a CDS encoding adenylate kinase, translating to MRAVLVGPPGAGKGTQAQILASELSIPKVSTGDIFRANVSGKTDLGKKAKEYMDRGDLVPDEVTNAMVRDRLAQEDAAAGFLLDGFPRNVPQAETLKGILADLDTTLDVVLELRVDEEEVVKRLSGRRSCPECGQVYHVEYDAPKVAGRCDNEGAELYQREDDREETIRHRLEVYREQTAPLVQFYEAEGLLATIAATGSVEEVTARAKAAIDKVGAGS from the coding sequence ATGCGAGCAGTATTGGTGGGGCCGCCTGGGGCCGGCAAGGGCACCCAGGCCCAGATCCTCGCGTCCGAGCTGTCGATCCCCAAGGTGTCCACGGGCGACATCTTCCGGGCCAACGTCAGCGGCAAGACCGACCTCGGCAAGAAGGCCAAGGAGTACATGGACCGCGGTGACCTCGTCCCCGACGAGGTCACCAACGCCATGGTCAGGGACCGACTGGCGCAGGAGGACGCCGCCGCGGGCTTCCTGCTCGACGGCTTCCCGCGCAACGTCCCGCAGGCCGAGACGCTCAAGGGCATCCTCGCCGACCTCGACACCACCCTGGACGTCGTCCTGGAGTTGAGGGTGGACGAGGAGGAGGTCGTCAAACGCCTCTCGGGCCGCCGCTCGTGCCCCGAGTGCGGCCAGGTGTACCACGTGGAGTACGACGCCCCGAAGGTCGCGGGCAGGTGCGACAACGAGGGCGCCGAGCTGTACCAGCGCGAGGACGACCGCGAGGAGACCATCCGGCACCGCCTGGAGGTCTACCGTGAGCAGACGGCTCCGCTGGTGCAGTTCTACGAGGCCGAGGGCCTGCTGGCCACCATCGCCGCCACGGGGTCCGTGGAGGAGGTGACGGCCCGCGCCAAGGCCGCCATCGACAAGGTCGGGGCCGGTTCCTGA
- the map gene encoding type I methionyl aminopeptidase, protein MFGKNDPDVQIKTPEQIARMRAAGQVVARALDTLRAAVRPGVSTLELDSLAEKVIRDAGAVPSFKGYHGFPGSICASVNEEVVHGIPSAQRVLAEGDIISVDCGAILEGWHGDSAITVAVGEGRPEDLRMMEVCEESMWQGIAELRPGRRLGDIGHAIGGHISRNGGYGNVREYGGHGIGTEMHMDPHVLNYGKRGKGMRLVEGMCLAIEPMTTLGRHDVVQLDDGWTVVTRDGGRAAHFEHTVAVTADGPVVLTARESDRDKIADMGFVQPTW, encoded by the coding sequence ATGTTCGGCAAGAACGATCCGGACGTGCAGATCAAGACGCCGGAGCAGATCGCCAGGATGAGGGCGGCGGGCCAGGTCGTGGCCCGCGCCCTGGACACCCTCCGGGCCGCGGTGCGGCCCGGGGTGTCGACCCTGGAGCTGGACTCCCTCGCGGAGAAGGTCATCCGCGACGCGGGCGCCGTCCCCTCCTTCAAGGGCTACCACGGTTTCCCGGGCTCCATCTGCGCCTCGGTGAACGAGGAGGTCGTCCACGGCATCCCCAGCGCGCAGCGGGTGCTGGCCGAGGGCGACATCATCTCCGTCGACTGCGGGGCCATCCTGGAGGGCTGGCACGGCGACTCGGCGATCACCGTCGCGGTCGGCGAGGGCCGCCCCGAGGACCTGCGCATGATGGAGGTCTGCGAGGAGTCCATGTGGCAGGGGATCGCCGAACTGCGTCCGGGCAGGCGCCTGGGTGACATCGGCCACGCGATCGGCGGCCACATCTCCCGCAACGGCGGCTACGGCAACGTCCGCGAGTACGGCGGCCACGGCATCGGCACCGAGATGCACATGGACCCGCACGTGCTCAACTACGGCAAGCGCGGCAAGGGCATGCGGCTGGTCGAGGGCATGTGCCTGGCGATCGAGCCGATGACCACCCTGGGCCGCCACGACGTGGTGCAGCTCGACGACGGCTGGACCGTGGTGACGCGCGACGGCGGTCGCGCCGCGCACTTCGAGCACACGGTCGCGGTGACCGCGGACGGGCCCGTCGTGCTGACCGCGCGCGAGTCCGACCGCGATAAAATCGCCGACATGGGGTTCGTCCAGCCGACCTGGTAG
- a CDS encoding DUF1707 domain-containing protein: MSDPVPSIRTSDAERDRVAQLLQEHFAQGRLDHEEFTDRLGRVYKARTTDELATVTNDLPERDLADIRGTSSRDEEFAVAPPISMRDPALMVPWALYAGVNILCFVIWLILFLTTDYDYPWFLWVMGPWGIVMGMVTVGVLAGQKHHSEGDGTP; encoded by the coding sequence GTGTCCGACCCGGTGCCGTCGATACGAACGTCCGACGCGGAACGCGACCGCGTGGCCCAGCTCCTCCAGGAGCACTTCGCCCAGGGGCGGCTGGACCACGAGGAGTTCACCGACCGCCTCGGCCGCGTCTACAAGGCCAGGACCACGGATGAGCTGGCCACGGTCACCAACGACCTCCCCGAGCGCGACCTCGCGGACATCCGCGGGACCTCCTCCCGGGACGAGGAGTTCGCGGTGGCCCCTCCGATCAGCATGCGCGACCCGGCGCTGATGGTGCCGTGGGCCCTCTACGCCGGGGTCAACATCCTGTGCTTCGTCATCTGGCTGATCCTGTTCCTCACCACCGACTACGACTACCCGTGGTTCCTGTGGGTCATGGGGCCGTGGGGCATCGTGATGGGCATGGTGACCGTGGGGGTCCTGGCCGGGCAGAAGCACCACTCCGAAGGCGACGGGACGCCCTAG
- the infA gene encoding translation initiation factor IF-1: MAKKDGAIEIEGSVVESLPNAMFKVELDNGHQVLAHISGKMRMNYIRILPDDRVVVELSPYDLTRGRIVYRYK; this comes from the coding sequence ATGGCCAAGAAAGACGGCGCCATCGAGATCGAGGGTTCCGTTGTCGAGTCCCTACCCAACGCTATGTTCAAGGTAGAGCTCGACAACGGGCACCAGGTCCTTGCCCACATCAGCGGCAAGATGCGGATGAACTACATCCGTATTCTCCCCGACGACCGGGTCGTCGTGGAGCTGAGCCCGTACGACCTCACGCGCGGGCGCATCGTTTACCGCTACAAGTAG
- the rpmJ gene encoding 50S ribosomal protein L36, whose protein sequence is MKVKPSVKKICAKCRVIRRNGRIMVICSDPRHKQRQG, encoded by the coding sequence ATGAAGGTCAAGCCGAGCGTGAAGAAGATCTGCGCGAAGTGCCGCGTGATCCGCCGTAACGGCCGGATCATGGTCATTTGCTCGGACCCGCGGCACAAGCAGCGCCAGGGTTAG
- the rpsM gene encoding 30S ribosomal protein S13 yields the protein MARIEGVDLPRDKRVEIALTYIFGIGRTRALETLKSTGVDGNTRVYELTEEDLVKLREWIGSNYQVEGDLRREVQGDIRRKMEIGSYQGIRHRRGLPVRGQRTQTNARTRKGKKKTVAGKKKAGKK from the coding sequence ATGGCACGTATCGAAGGCGTTGACCTTCCCCGCGACAAGCGGGTGGAGATCGCTCTCACGTACATCTTCGGGATCGGGCGCACCCGCGCCCTGGAGACCCTGAAGAGCACCGGCGTCGACGGCAACACGCGCGTCTACGAGCTGACCGAGGAAGACCTCGTCAAGCTGCGCGAGTGGATCGGCTCGAACTACCAGGTCGAGGGTGACCTGCGCCGTGAGGTGCAGGGCGACATCCGCCGCAAGATGGAGATCGGTAGCTACCAGGGCATCCGCCACCGCCGTGGGCTCCCGGTCCGCGGTCAGCGCACGCAGACCAACGCGCGCACCCGCAAGGGCAAGAAGAAGACCGTGGCCGGTAAGAAGAAGGCCGGTAAGAAGTAG
- the rpsK gene encoding 30S ribosomal protein S11 codes for MPPKGRQGAARKVRRKEKKNIVHGHAHIKSTFNNTIVSITDPTGAVISWASSGQVGFKGSRKSTPYAAQMAAEAAARRAQEHGVRKVDVFVKGPGSGRETAIRSLQATGLEVGSIQDVTPVPHNGCRPPKRRRV; via the coding sequence ATGCCGCCTAAGGGCCGTCAGGGTGCCGCGCGCAAGGTGCGCCGCAAGGAAAAGAAGAACATTGTCCACGGGCACGCTCACATCAAGAGCACGTTCAACAACACGATCGTGAGCATCACCGACCCGACCGGTGCCGTGATCTCGTGGGCCAGCTCCGGCCAGGTGGGCTTCAAGGGTTCGCGCAAGTCGACCCCCTACGCCGCGCAGATGGCCGCCGAGGCCGCTGCCCGCCGCGCCCAGGAGCACGGCGTCCGCAAGGTGGACGTCTTCGTGAAGGGCCCGGGCTCGGGCCGGGAGACCGCCATCCGCTCGCTCCAGGCGACCGGGCTGGAGGTCGGCTCCATCCAGGACGTGACGCCGGTTCCGCACAACGGCTGCCGTCCGCCCAAGCGCCGCCGGGTCTGA